AACAATTTccctttaattaattagttatgGACAATTATCGTAGTAAATATCGCGGCTAACGCGATAGGGGTCTGCGATTTTTCATACGTGAGAGTTCTTTGCGATATTAATTCACTCTCTAAGGCATTGAAGAAGCTTCCTTAAATCCTGTACTAAATTCTTCGTGCATAAATGttcgtaaattaattacgtGTGACGTAAATTATGCGAAAGTTCGAGGCGTCGCCCCTCGTGTCTGCGATTTTTCATATATGGCAACTTTATGCGAAATTAAGTCACTCTCTAAGGAATTGCAGAAGCTTCCTCAGATTCTGTACTAAATTCTTCGTGCATAAAAgttcataaattaattacgtgTAGTGATACTTATTagtgatataatataacgaaatacaatataacgtaatataagaTAACGcagtacattataacgtaatataatataccgTAATAGAATACCACGCAATACAATACCACGTAATATActacaacgtaatataattGAACGCAAgacattataacgtgatataatataacgtaacacattataacgaaacatattataacgtaatacaatataacgaaatactatatagcgtaatacattataacgtaatacattatatcgtaatataatataacggtagtactatataacgtaatactttataacgtaatataatatgacgtaatattctataacgtaatacatcataacgtaatattatataacgtcatactatataacgtaatagattataacgtaatataatatagcgtATTATGACAATATTCAACATTCAAGACATTTGCAAAGCTGTGACGAGCATTCTCAAAAGAATAAGAAGACGTGTAACAATTGTTTGTCGCATTGGTTTGTCATACAAATGGTTGTATCGCCCTTGGGGGAAATGTGgtttgaataaaatgaaacattttcatcaAAACGATGCCTCTGCCTTGTTATTTAAAAGTTCGGTTGCTTTTACGACAGactgtgtatatatgtatgtatgtatgtataagtgAAATTACTCCGATCATTGAGCCCGACAATATATCAAAGTGAATGAAATTGATGGGGTATGCCTTTTTGTGTATAAGTgcttgttttttattttgtacaagaggaaaaaaaagtttatatatttctaaatattactGCTtctaaacataataaaatcattagaCCAATTTTTGATTTTCTCTGTGGCTGATAGATGACACAAATGTGTTGTATAAATCTAATTTGTATACAACATTTAATGAACTTACGCATAcgatattcaattaaaatctttaattgAACTTAATCCGAAACTTGTTTGGTTTGGTCGTCGACATTTGAATCTCCTCATCTTTAGGTATGTTCATTTATTACATCTTTTTTCAAAACTATGTCAATATGGTGATCAACTTCCACTGTGATATAACCAAATCCAAATTTATACAGAAAAAGCACACAAATTTGATTCTCATCTATGGTTCGTATCGACGCAATTCCtgtcattttaaaataaagcaaCTGATAAAACACCGATCATGTCGTATTCGAATAGCTTCAAAtctaaaaatgatatatcgagtgtagaaaacaattttatacttttaattttacatttcacgTGTTTTGTTGCACAAAATCTTTATtctcaaaaattgaaatattccagAGTGATCAAtgattgaatttcattttgactcgataattttcatcgtttttgAATTTCTATCTTCTCATAGACTAGGACGtgatttgtacaaattttcacacagaattaaatcttttcgttgataaatttttattataatttttaatatcactaACGAGAAAACAAATCGGTTCCGCAACTTTGGCATCAGgcatattaaaattcttttaattacatcACAATTAGAATACTAAATGacatattatttgtaaaattaaatatcgaccaggaattatttacatttattttaaaatattaatgataaaaatattaacattgaTTACAGACTACTAACGTATTTAACTACACATTTAACTACGCTAGaatctgaaacatttttcgtgTTTGTGGAATCGATCGTATCGTATGTTGCAACTTAATATTTCTGGAATGGAATAATTAAGAACTAAATAAGACgcaaagtaaatattattataaatacaacatTATAGCGATGGAAGCTAAAAGAAATGCTAAATTGTGTAGCAGGAATACACGAGTAGAATTTTGATTGTTACAAGCGTAGCCTTCGCAGAAATAACACGCAATGCTGGATCCCTGAAAATATTCCTCTAATTGGCAGTATCCATCGATTTCTCGTGACGGGACGCAACCTCGCACCGTTACCAATATGTGCCCATCTACATCATGAAGGAAATATGTAGTTATTTTATAGTCTCGGCAGTATCATAAACAGAAAAAGCTTAAAGCTAAGCTAAATGAAAATCAATGTGACGGTGGTAAAAAGCAAGAATTTCAAGATTGGATACCAGCGTTGCTAAGTTTAACGTTGAATGTAACATatcaagtatttattttatataattgctTACAAACGTGAGAAGGAATCTTACGATGCCATTAAAACAACTGACTTCTCAGAAGACTGaatatgattttcattttactaacaaattaacagtaaataaaagaatatttccatatttgtACAGTTACTATAAATTGTTATCTCTACTTTATGTCACTCATCTAATATAGATAGATCTTTGTTGtggtttttaataaatgactaaattattatacgatcataaattttatatttatgtttaagtGTAAGCATTATCCTATCGTCTTTGGAAAGTGATActtcgaagaataattttgcacgtaaaaaataaatcaaaaaattaaatgtaacgtCTGTCCGAAGAAGCTTCGGTtttgaaaaaatcgaaattaaaaattgatcgagTAAACGCATACGTATACTCCACGTCTGTAATTGATTTGTAGTGACAAGCAATACAAGAGTGATAAATATCGGTGATATATCTATTTATCAATTCTATAAAtcgataattttgttaatttacgTGTATATTATTCAATACAGTATTGAAAGTGATATATCCCtttataagagaaaaattaagaattcaaACGTATTTTGATGTTTCATTAATCCTTCAAAAGTTCGTATCTGTCATTTAGATGcgaaagatttattatataatattttacacatagCTGTATGTGTTTATATAACCGTGTTCCTgcaaatatagaatatatctTTGTATGTTCGCTTGATGTTTGATCTGCTAGTATTAGAAGATGTCTACTTCGTAGATGTTAAAAGATGCCTAAGTGCCTGTTTAAAGTTCGTGCTTTGAATGTTAAAAGATGCCTAGTGTGGATTTTGTTGAGAATGTCGAAGATACCCTTAATATGCTTaggatacatacatatattaggatatatatgattattattaaaaagtcaATATTCCGATCACCATCAGTGTCGTAATTATCCCTTTTCCGGTGAGGGTGTGACGGTATCTGAAGTTACATGACGTGAAATAATCTGTGTTTCTCGAAAATTTGGCGATATTTTATCCAGGTCAGAAATTTCAGCAACTTGTATCTTTACACGTGTTTCTACATTGTCCTTCGAAAATACTGAGTTTATAACacttcatttattattttagtatgCCAATTATTGATTACAgaagaaactaaaatttctaaaaaataatattttaagattcctgctcaaaaatattctttctttgtgACCATGCTGGTAAGTTTTACTCGCGAAGATCTCACGAAATCTTTAGTATATTCTGAACAAATGCTCCTATgcatattccataataatatatatatattaatctcAAACgcaaataacataatactcaattaaattatgaaatttcatgtgTTACGCTAAAAGTATAAGTATTAAGTAAACATTATTAACTGGAAAGAAAGccatatcaaaatatttctttagatTTTCTCAATAATGTTCGAGTGGCgtaaacatttgaaataaGATAAAGCTCAAAATCATGAGAtgataattatgaataaatataatattatggaTTAATTATGAATAAGTTATGAATACATAATCGTAAATCATGGAGAATTGCAACCGAGTGTAGACTACTtgggaaattttaaatgattgaAAAGCAATATTAGAAGACTCCTGAATTAAAGAAAAGCTAACACtaaggaataaaaaagaatgacTAGTGAAAGCATAAAACAAGTTTTAACTGAAAATTCGGACGTATAAAGAGTGCGCGTGTAGTTTGTGGCGtatgtttcaaaaatattacaaatcaATTGAAGACCATAAGAGAAACTACATGATTTTGAATTATGACATAATCACTATAAAATCATGTGTTTCTAAAGCTAcgaaaacataattaaaaatcttttatggtgttattacattataatataataatcagtttttaattgaaacacTTTGTATCgcagttaataaataattcatcaaaAACTGAATATActcttgaaaaatgtaaagcaTCTGTGCTGTGTTAATTGCaaaatgtacattaatttCGATTGCGTGACATTGttgttcaatttgaaatttgcatatttgtAATTAGAAACATGATATACAGAGTGAGCTACATAAAGTATAGCATTTCTAAGTCTGTATGCGATAGATAGATATATGTCTATATACCaccataaatataaacatcaTTAGATATATAAAGTCCTTCCCCccaatatattttcttttatcattgtatttatcatagcattttcttttttttttttttttttgataaaaaattcgtactgtaaaaatgaaatatagatcAAAAATAGcacaaatactttttgcaaCCACTGTATGTacataaaagattattttttttatttccattgtaaaaaaattcctTAATCTTATCGTGCAAACGTtttgttttgatattttatgcaaTGAAAAATCCAATGTCGCAATGTCTAGAAATGAGAGTTGCATTAATATTATGCTTGTGCTTGTTTAATTACTACAtttagatgaaaaataatttgttatcattttgtatttccGCAGTAAATTTGCTAATAAAGCATTTACGAGTCTCATTTACatgacatttttttcattcttactCGCACATAAAATATACCGACAGTTTTGCAAGAAGGAACCGAAACGCTTTGTAGATAAGTAAACGTTTCATTTGTAAGTGTTCACATATGTCACTTATATGACATTTGGACAATACAAACACATTTCTTGACATAGTCTAAGGACTACCAAGGTATTAGCTGTTTAGTATGTAGAAGCGTGTGCGAATGCAATCAACGTTAATATAAGCACGTAGTAGATATGTGCATATATGatttacatacatgtatacaatGCGTGCACGTAATGAAGGTGAGCGCACGCAACAGTAATTTACAACTGGATATACTTTATACGCACAATCGATGACGCTTTTAAGACAATTCTGCGACTCGTTTTGGGGACAGAGAACTAAGTCGAAATAAGGCGTCGGGACGTAAGGATCGTTGCA
This sequence is a window from Bombus pyrosoma isolate SC7728 linkage group LG10, ASM1482585v1, whole genome shotgun sequence. Protein-coding genes within it:
- the LOC122571555 gene encoding uncharacterized protein LOC122571555; this translates as MYFLIRLTSALQTSATVLTFIIIDKIAGRTNMAAQVSLAIIIVLMNLEYTTGGNLWCYQCNTDLTNGHTRECNDPYVPTPYFDLVLCPQNESQNCLKSVIDYGHILVTVRGCVPSREIDGYCQLEEYFQGSSIACYFCEGYACNNQNSTRVFLLHNLAFLLASIAIMLYL